AAATGATATTCAACATAAGATAACCGGTTTCCATAAATACTTTTTAAATGGTGAAGAGCTGCTTCGGCTACTGGACAGTTCACGCACCAGTTACCTGTAAAAAGTTCGATGAGGACATTTTGACCCAGTACTTCGATTGATTTCGTTATACTAGTGTTTAAACTTCCATCAGAAACATTTAATGTAATAGAATAATTCCCGACATTATCATAAATGAATGTAGGATTTTGTTCATAAGAATCAATGGTTCCATCATTTTCAAAATCCCATTCCCAGCTAATAATCGGATAAGTTCCTTGAATCGATTCATCTGTAAAACTGACATCAAGAGGGAAATAGCCGGTTTGAGGAGAAAATGAAAACTGTGCTTCCGGAGGTAATGCATCAACATCGATTAAATCTATCTCAACAATGTCATCGTTAAGATTACTGTCCGAAACTGATAACTTTACAGAATATGATCCGGAATCAGGATAGGTAAATTCATGTGGACCTTCTCCAAAAGCATCTAATATTCCATTATTATCAAAATCCCATTCCCAATTTGTGATTGGATATGTTCCCTGTAATGAATTATCAGTAAAAGTAACAGTTAAAGGTGCATAACCTGTAGTTGGATTTGCGATAAATCCAGCTGTAGGAGGAATATCTTCTCCATATTCTAATACAGTAATATAATTCGTTTTTATCTCTGTATTACTCTCTTCACCCATTGAAACTTTCAAACTTACTGTGTAATGCCCCGTATCAGCATAAGTATGTTTTATAGTTTCAAGATAAGAAGTATAAGTTGAATCAATGTTATCACCAAAATTCCATTCCCAGTATGTAATTGGATAAGTTCCAAGTAAAGATTCGTCACTAAATATAACTTCCAAAGGTTGGTTACCAGTTTGAGGATTTGCTGAAAATTCTGCTTCAGGAAGTTTTAAAGATGTTATTATACAGTCTTGTTTATTGAATGTGTCATCCTCATTACCGGAAGAGACTTTTAGAGAAAC
The Candidatus Cloacimonadota bacterium DNA segment above includes these coding regions:
- a CDS encoding PKD domain-containing protein, which encodes MKKKLFGILFILILLFSACDRFKHVFEQIINPPTAFFNIADSIGFAPLEVTFIDQSTEGSNSITNWFWDFGDGCDTTYTSYIDTIRHTYSDSGHFSVSLKVSSGNEDDTFNKQDCIITSLKLPEAEFSANPQTGNQPLEVIFSDESLLGTYPITYWEWNFGDNIDSTYTSYLETIKHTYADTGHYTVSLKVSMGEESNTEIKTNYITVLEYGEDIPPTAGFIANPTTGYAPLTVTFTDNSLQGTYPITNWEWDFDNNGILDAFGEGPHEFTYPDSGSYSVKLSVSDSNLNDDIVEIDLIDVDALPPEAQFSFSPQTGYFPLDVSFTDESIQGTYPIISWEWDFENDGTIDSYEQNPTFIYDNVGNYSITLNVSDGSLNTSITKSIEVLGQNVLIELFTGNWCVNCPVAEAALHHLKSIYGNRLSYVEYH